A segment of the Lycium ferocissimum isolate CSIRO_LF1 chromosome 10, AGI_CSIRO_Lferr_CH_V1, whole genome shotgun sequence genome:
AGACTTAaagtaaaagttttttttactctgctggaattctacgaaactctgccttgtgaaaGTAGGCCtactttgcccgaataggcttatttttgctacaaaactctgccttgtgaaattattattattttttaactgAATCTGGAttcaaacccagaacctcagggtattttaggcgaagcaaccagcaatttgagggccaaaaattaaaaaccagccCCCAATAAGGACAATCCGCAATCATGCAAATTGCCCTCCTAAATTGGGTTACGCCCATACACATTCCTTTAGCCACAATCCCATATCTAGCTCCAGTCGTGGACAGTTGACCATCGCACATGTTTTTAAGACAAGAAACATTTTTAGATCAATCAATCGTAAACTGAGAACCAGACATTCACAAACTCCTCAGATTATCAATTAACAAACACTCTCTTCTTTCTCAgatcacaaaatcaattcaaagacaaaaaaaaatgtcgaCTTTTAGCGGCGATGAAACGGCACCGTTTTTTGGCTTCCTTGGCGCTGCAGCTGCCTTAGTCTTCTCCTGTAATAAACTCTTCCCATCCTATTTCAATTTTCCATTAGATCTATAATAGtatgatttttcctttttttttttaaaaaaaaaaaaaatctaaatctAGTAGTCGTATTATTACTCGTGTAATTTCTTGTCCTTCGATTTCTGCTATtatctgttgtttcttgtacttcgattatcctATTAATTTGTGGTAGTTACGGCTTCTTTTTTTCCAGACTACTCCATCAcgctttttaaatattttatctaGAATATgatttatccctttttttttaaaaaaatctagtAGTCGTAGTATTACTCTTGTAGTTTCTTGTCATTCGATTTCTGTTGTTTCTTGAACTTCGATTATCGTATTAATTTGTGGTAGTTATGCCTCTTTTTTTTAGATCATGCTTTTTAAAGTATATTGCTATGGCTTTTTTGCtctcgttatttcttttttgtattACTTTGAATTCCATGTCCTTGTGCCTAGCAGTGGCGTATGTAGCATTATAActgggggttcaattgaacccctaactttTGACGCCGatcataaatttatgtgtaaaatattattaaaattataataaatagtagataggAACCCatgactttaaaaatataatgggttcaattCTAAAGTCTTAATATTGAACTCATTGAATTTAAATCCCGGATCCGCTTCTGGTGCCAAGGGTCTACCGTAAGTAGCCTCTCTatctcccaaggtaggggtaaggtctgcatacactctaccctccccagaccccactttgtgggattacactgggtgtgttgttgttgtaaagcATCTAAATCTAATTCTGttttattcttcatttttttgttaatttaggTATGGGTGCAGCTTATGGTACAGCGAAAAGTGGGGTAGGTGTAGCATCGATGGGTGTTATGCGACCAGAATTAGTGATGAAGTCTATTGTGCCAGTTGTTATGGCTGGAGTTTTGGGTATTTATGGATTAATTATTGCTGTGATTATTAGTACTGGGATTAACCCTAAAACAAAGTCGTATTATCTATTTGATGGATATGCTCACCTTTCATCTGGTCTGGCTTGTGGTCTTGCTGGCCTTTCTGCTGGTATGGCTATTGGAATCGTTGGCGATGCTGGTGTTAGGTATATCTTGCTACTTATGCTAATTTTATGTATCATGTTTAATCGGCGTGTTATCTTTAAATACAAATTATTTAGGATTGGAATAAGATATGGGTGAACATTGCGGAATGAATGTAGAGAGATCATAAAGATAGAGTAAACGATTCGTGGAGAGGGATcccaagtattttgatattgcATAGTTTGTTGGTTGATTGTGTTTAATTATATGCGGGTATTGGATTAAATGATTAAATGTAAAGAGTATGTGGATTTGGATCTTTACTCAATTTATCACGATTTTGTTACCTTTTGGAGTTTCTTGTAATGATCTGTCTGGATTTACTAGCCAAGCTTTTAGTCATTTCGGGTTGTTCTTTATTGAAAGTTTCTTCCTTTTAAggattttcattaaatgagtaaTGGTGAATTGTGTATTTGGGTGAGAGATTTAAGGATAACGACGGCTGTGGGTTGTTTCTTTAACTTAGGTCTCATTGCAAATTCCTCAATCTTTACTTGCATGTGGTTGACTGTTACAAGAATAATAGATGACTTTTTGTAAGTAAATAGGTCCTGGGTGAGTGATTCTGTTTAAGGACTATAGAACCGTTCTTCATGACTTGATTGGATGATTGGTGTAGACGGGGGAATGTGCAAAAGGGGCGCACTGGAGAGTGGTGGTTGTAAAATTGGGCTATAGCAGTTCTGCATGTTGGGGTTGGAATGAGAGATATGAGACAAAATTCACCTTtaaagattttcttttcttggtcTCAAGAGAACTTCTAGGGCGGCTTTGTTCTAGTGGTAAGAGCACAACCCATGATGTATGGGCTAGGCGCACATCACGGGTTCAAACCCCATTGCAGGCTTTGTATTCAAGTGGAGAGGTGTGTATGGGTAGGTCTGTTATCCTCCGAGTTTCGCACCGTAAGACACTGGCCTCAGGGATTTCTATTTcatcagaaaaaggaaaaaagaaaaggggctTCAGGTCATCTCCTTATTGTTGCTTTGCTATCAGACTTATGGGCCTGGTGGCTTAACTGAGTATATGTAATGTTGGAGTTTCATGTTGTAGTCGTGGTGTGTAGACTTTGTTGGTTAACTAATGTATGGTTGATACTCACAACTTCACTGCTCTTTCTTTAGACCTCCTAGTTTAGCATATTCCCTTTTGTTATCTAGCTTCATATAACTTCTTCATTTATGTGAAGGAGCTTTCCTTACTTGAGGTGAGAGGAGAGACCATTTAATTGAGTGTTTCTTTGTTTGCAGGGCTAATGCACAGCAGCCAAAGCTTTTTGTTGGGATGATTCTGATTCTTATTTTTGCTGAAGCCTTGGCTCTTTACGGCCTTATTGTCGGTATTATCCTTTCTTCTCGCGCTGGTCAATCTAGAGCAGAGTAGAGAAGAGAAAGGCTTCGTCTGTTCCATAATTGTGAAGTATCTTTGTGATCTTCCTCGTTGGAAAAGCTAGTCTGGCTGTTGAATTACATTTTGTTTAGTTTTGGCCACCGAGATTGTGTATTTGATTGCTTGGCTAGAAGAATTGGTTCGTTTGTGCTGATCAGCTGTAGATTAGATCTCTCAATAAAGATATCAGGCTTTCTGATGTTCCATTTTTCAAAGACAACAATTGGATTGTTGTAAAATGTTCCATGTATTAATTTATCATAAATTTACTTTTAAGCTTTCATTTGTTTCTGGATTTCTTTGCCCTTTctatctcttgatttttgctACTTGGTGTCAGCTTTGGCTGGTACTATTTTTTACTCTTCTGCAGTCTGAATAATTCAGGTGACACAAATGCCTGCATTTGCATATCTACTTTAGGCGTAAAAAAGGTGATTGCAttggggcaatttgcaggattgcccttcgctggaggtggtctttaatttttacccctcaaaatgctTGCATATCTACTTTAGGCGTAAAAAAGGTGATTGCATTGCAGCTCATACTCTCAAATTGTGCATTGAGTATCTAATCTTCTGAACTATGAAGAGCCAACAGGCGTTCAATTCATCCAATTTCATCAGTTAGCGACTTAGCGTGGCTGTTGAATTCAAACTAACGGACACTGTCTTAGCACTTTCAATTGCTACTAGTGAATATTGCTCTTTGTGGGTTCACCAGTCTAGAAGTCTCAAGTACTTCAATACTTTCCTAAAATGTATGTGCACAATATAACAAGCCTTTAGCAGCAGTTATGATCTGCTAAAACCTGGCCATACTTTGTTTGATGAGTGCAagttagtaggcgtttggccaacccatggtttcaaaccagcgtttggacataCGTTTggaaccatggtttcaaaccccccaaatcatccaaaaaggcatgatttggatttgaaatcatgatttcaactttttaaaatataaaatttaatccataagtttatattttgtaaaaaaagattcataagttggtagatacttttaacaattaccctcatcaatcatttaccaatctcattaacttccaccaacctttatttatgtctaccaacctttaatttatgtgggaagattatattaaagagtagttacattactattcatgttaaattttcatttttattgaactaaagtttgattaattgatgttgcattttttagaCAGGCCTActagtagtgtactaattttgttataaattatgatttgctcatttggtaagattatataagaattgagaatgttttgatagtttttacaatttgtggggtttttatgtctataaaaaaaaatataacttacAATGTtcaaattgtatgtccaaacacgagtttcaaaccatgtccaaacggggctTTAGAATGAGCACTCATAAAATTGTAAAAGCACAATCTTAAAAGATGCATCAAACTAAAGTTTTAACCTTGAGGtgaaaagctatatatataggTACTGGTTCCTTGAAGTTTCAACTTTTAACTTTAAATATTCTTCTTTCTAGGTAAGCTGACATTGCCTAGCAGGCTAGCACTCTAGCAATATTACCTTGAAGTCTAATTTAAATGAGAAAGAAATACTTGTCACATAACTAATCAAAGATAAAATCTTGAAAGTCCAATTATGAAGCTACCTTAAAGACAAACTAATGTAACTGCTTGGAGCTTCAACTTCAGGAGAAATTATGTCCAAACAGATGAATAAAGGGCCAACAAGCTATGATCATTTCGAACTTTAGAGTAAAGAAACTCCAATGGCTGAAGACCACAACATTCATGTTGATTGTCGCTTTACTTGAGTCATATTGAAATTTGTTGAATTGTGTGATCATCTCATCGAAAAACTTAAATTGTTAGAGACAATACATTTTTAACCAATGGTGACGGTGAgacttgatatatatattcttatctCATGTTTTACAATGCTACGTGATGCTACTGTAGGTCTGTATCCACATGATACGTGGAGTATAATGAATAAATATTGTATAagattgttattttgttggattaTATTTCCATTTAATGTCAGGAGCAAAGCACATCTAACTAGTCATAGTTAACTattaaaagtttaaataaaaATTCACATGCTATTTATTTTTAGAGACAATACATTTTTAACCAATGGTGATGGTGAgacttgatatatatattccaccactaaaatttatTTCCTCTCCACCACCATTACCGCCATTTGTGTTAATAGAGGTAGAGTGCAGAGCTTGGCTACCTGGCGAGCTTGAATGGTGAAGGTCAAAGTTCCGATTTTTTTTCGGCCAACTAATTAATTCATAGCCTAACGATAGATATGAAGTCGTCCTCATTTCACGTGTTTGTTATAGTTTTACTATAAGTGACCTTCTCTTATTCGTTAATTAATTGTATGCTTCATCAGCTTGAAGAATTAGGACCATTCGTTTACTAAATTCAGATTTGCTTTAGCGAGAATTGATTTTAGAacagttgtatttgaaattttgaatggtGAGCTTGAAGGTGAAGGTCAAAATCTAAATAAATTACTGGGCTTGTTCTCTAGtcaaatgcatgaaaatttCACAAGTTCTTGGTGTGTGGGACTCGGTAATGGTGGCAATAGTGGTGGAGGGGAAGAGAATTATAGTACTAGTCATAGTTAACTATTAAAAGTTTAATATAAAAATTCACATGGttatatttagcccttttccgtttattttattagtttgacgTATATAAGAATATAAGTATACTTCATTGTGTATCTTGACAGTTTGCACAAAGACGCATTAGTCCTTCAGATGCATCCTTCCAGTATGCCATTTCGACCGTTAAGCTAGTTGCTTCTTGAAACTTTCATGTATACTTCTTTTTATGAATATTAAaagtatataattataaaaacaGTAAAATACTGTATGTACGTATATGGCATAAATATCTTGTCGACTTGGGTAAATAATCTTGACTTTAAAGGACAAAGAAGTGGTGGGACTTTGTGAATAGTGGTGAATCAGAATATAAATAGGCAATAAATATTCACCATAGGTTAAAAGTTACAGCGATATAAATTTAGTGACACTGACCCATCATCTCAGTCAAGTACTTACAGATGTTGTAGCCTGTGTTCTGAAGACTCATAATTTACGTTTGAGTCAGAAATTCATAAGACTTGGTTTTATTTCAGCTTTTCTCCAGTTATCTCTATTTCTGCTCTTCTTTCATTtaggcttgtccctttcttaaaaaataagcaGAGAGGGGAAAAAATATAGTGGGGAAcctaaaatttgatttttcacAGCCATTCGGGGCTCGTTTGGTACTAGGAAAGGGAAATTAATCTCGGAATTAAATTTGGAATGAGTTTATCTCACGTTTAGttggtataaaattttgaaataactAATCTCGAGATTATTTATCCCACATTGATGGTGAGATAAAAATTTGagaataactaatcccaggaTAACTAATGTCGAGATAACAATCAGAGAATAACTAGTCACAGGATAACTAATCTCGAGATAACTTGTTccccaaccaaacgagccctcAAGGGTTATTCGATTCACGgattaataattatatatatatatatatatattctcacaTGTAGACACCATTGTCTAAGGAGAAATATATTGACAACCTCTTAAACTAATAAATTACATTTAAATATTAGACATTTCTgactcaaattttaaaaaagtttatGCGTGTGTTCTCAAATACTCATTATGAAAATGAGTTAATCATATCCTTTAATTATACGAATTAACTTCAATAGCCATAAAACCTCAGGCTTGTTCCACTTGACGTGTCTATCACCAAAAGAGGTGTCATATTTTAACTTACCTACCTAATAGGTATTTGAGAATACGCGCAAAagctattttaaaatttaaagaacaAGAGTCTAAGAGGAATACGTTATCACGTGATTAGGTGCTTAATTCTAACAAACTAAAATTTGAGTAACTAAAAGAATTTGCTTGCGAATTTAAAGTGCTATTAATATAttcttataataaaaaaaattataagagaCAATCACAATATATTTAGGATAAATTATTATCACAATAAGACACGACAGAGGACCACATAGCTGGTGAAAGCCGTAGCTTATTTCCGTAAAATCCGACGTGGTTTCTTATTTGGACCAACCAATTCCCAAATAGCAGTAGCACTAcccaccaaattttttttaaaaaaatattagtcCTATTTCCAAATAGTAAtagaatttaataaaataaacgaGATGTACTAATGCCTGGGACTCTGTGACCCCACAATTTCCATTTTCCCATAAAATAAATAGTCTGGCTTCAGTTTTCACTGTCACATTAACGGCTACTTTCCCATTTTCCCTAATTTCCACTTGTACTTATTCTCCctatatatttttattcattacTCTTTTGGCGGGAATTCATTTGTTGGTCCCACCTGATTCCCTGAAATCTGAATTATAAAAAAGTACACTTCCCCACTTTATTAACTACACAACATAATTAGCAGGTGTAGAATCAATTACTCTCCTTTTTCCCCTCAAAATATATTGTAGTACTCCTCTGTCTCAATTAGTATGACATGGATTGAGGAATAATCATTTAGTGTCTAATAGAAAATAAAGGTTGAGCCAGAAACCTTGAGATTATGACTACTAAGTACTAATGGTTGGTGATATCTATTGAATTGATTCCACATTTCGTTATATAATCAATGTCATTATCATGAGCACGTGCCTAATGAACTGTACATTTTCTCCCATCACAATGTTGAAGAAAGGTGAGGTCTTTATTTGtaaacacaaaagaatcaaaGGGTTGCAACAAACATTGAGAAAGCAGACTTGAATTTAATACTTGCACACAACTAACCAACTCTAGAATGAACAATGTACAAACAATATTTTGTTTTcctgaagaaaaaagaagttaatGACAATGAATGGAGCAATAATACATTGAAGAGATACATGCACAACATTGAACTcagaaaatgaaggaaattttcttccaaattgaattgaattttcATCACATTGGTGAAGGAAGAGTTGTAGGATCAGCTGAAGAGGGAATATCCGGACCAACTCGGCAGCCTTCAAGCATGAATACGATATCAGTCATCGCCGGTCTTTCTAGAGGATCAGGCATGGTACAAAGCAAACCGACTTTGATTCCCAACAAGAACTCTTCCCATTCCGATGATTCAGGATCCAATTCAAGCAAACCGGGCTCGAGCAATTCAGAAATTTGGCCTCTTTGTAGTTGTCTCTTCACCCACTTGACAATGTCCTCATCCCCATTGAACATTACTGGCTTTCTTCCTGTTAGTATCTCTAACAATACAATCCCAAAACTGTATACATCAGCTTCTTTTGTGGGTACTCCAGTTAATGTCACTTCAGGTGCTACGTAGCCGAGAGTTCCAACCGGGGTGGAAGATGTTGAAGTCTCAGCTGTGGTTGGGGTTGCTACTAGGCTTAGTTTATCTAAACCAAAATCAGAAAGATGTGCTTCGAAATCTGCATCAAACAATATGTTTTGTGGTTTGACATCGCCATGAACTATTGAAACTGAATGAAGGTAAGCTAAGCCACGAGCAATGCCAAGAGCAATCAGGTGGCGCATTGGCCAATTGAGTACATGGCCATCCTGATGAGACGCCTCTTGTAAAAGTGTGGCAAGATTTCCATTAGGCATGTAGTCGTATACAACTAGTCGAACATCAGGTGGGGGTCCCGCATAGTATCCACGAACAACAGTCAAATTGCGATGTCTGACCTTGCCAAGGGATTCAGCTTCCTTGCGGAATGTGTTCACTTCGATTGATGTATCAGGAAGGCGGCGGATGGCCAAGACCATTCCATCTGCAAAAGTGGCTTTGAATACTAAGCCATATTTTCCACGGCTTAACACATTTTCCTCATCAAATTGTCTTGTCGCTTCTAAAGTCTCTGCATAAGTGATCTTGTTGTTGAACATAACAAGCTTTGGACCTCCATTCTCTCCACTTCCACGGCCCGTTTCTCCTCCAGAGCTCCCACGGGCCGGGCTTCGCTTCTTCACTTCAGCTGCACCTCCCCTTAACCTTTTGTGCCAAAGTATAAGCCCGTAAATGTACCCACAGCAACACACTGCCATGAGAAAAGCCCCTACCGCAGCCAAAACAATGAACAAAATcaacttctttcttttcttttttccattatTGCACCCTGCCAATGGCTTTCCACACAAATCTTTATTCGCAGCAAATAAAGAAGGGTCCTTGAACCGAGAACCCAACGCCTCTGGAATCTCACCCTCGAGATGATTATGGGAAACATTCAAGTAGTTCAGGCTGGAAAGCACAGACAAATTCGAAGGAACTGATCCACTCAAATTATTTGAAGAGAGATCCAGCATTTCCAAGTTTGATAATCTCGACAATGACTCTGGGATTTCCTCCTTTAATCGATTCTGACCCAAATCAAGCTTCCTTAGATGAGATAAACGTGACAAATCCTTTGGAATTCGACCTGTTAAATGATTTCCTCGAAGCTCAAGCACTTGAAGGCCAGAACAGTTACCTAACTCTGCTGGAATTGAACCATTAATACCACTTTTAGACATAGAAAGAACTTTCAAGGATGTAAGAAACCCAAATGTCTTTGGAACTTGCCCGGTAAAGGCATTAGACGACAGATTCAAATATTCCAAACCAGATAAACTGCTAAAACCCTCAAGAACATCTCCAGTTAACTTGTTCTCTTGTAAAGCCACAACTTTTAGACTTGGCAACCCGAAAATCTCAAAGGGTAATTCACCAGATAGGTTTTGCTTGCTCACATCAAGAGTTGTCAGCCTCAACAAACTTCCAATACTACCCGGAATGTTCCCCAAAAACCCACAATTGCTAACATTCAAACTCTCTAACCCATGCAACCTTCCaatttctcttggaatttcaccAGAAAACACGTTGCTAGACAAATTCAAAGTACTCAAATTGCTAAGCAACATAAGGTTCTCAGGCAAACTCCCATTCAAATTATTCATGCTCAAATCCAAAAACTCAAGCTGATAAAGACTCCCCAAACTAACCGGAATCGATCCATAAAACCGATTACCATAAAGAGACAACATTCTTAACCCTGTCAAATTACTCAAGAACGCTGGAATCAAACCCGAAAACCGATTTCCACCAAGATCAAGTATCCGTAACGAAACGAAATTCACAACACTAACAGGAATTTCACCAGTTAATGAATTGTTACTCAATCTAAGCTCTTCAAGAAACCTTAAATTCCCTATAGCATTAGTTAGAGTACCCGAAATTCCATTCCCAGACATATCAAGAACCTTCAACGACGAAAAATTCGTCAACCATTCAGGAAAAACACCATTTATGTGATTTCCGTGAAGGCTTAAAACCTCTAAAACACTTGAACACGTTGTGTTTGTGTTTCCGGGTTTAGTTAAACCCGTGAGTGAATTAAAACCCAACTCAATGATCCGAATAGAACAGAAAAATGATGTAGGGACCACCCCAGATAGTTGATTTCTTGATAATGAAATCACCTGTAAACTTGAAAGTGAACCGATTGTTGATGGGATTAGTCCCTGTAAATGATTATCACTAATACTCAAATGTATTAACGAAGAAATTTTGGATATTGCTGAAGGGATAGTTCCGTAAATTTGGTTAGAATCAAGCCAGAGATATTCTAAGTTCGTTAAACCTCCGATACTCGTCGGAATCTCACCGGAAAAACGGTTAAACGACAAGTTTAAGAGTTCAAGCTGAGAACCGGTTGAAAAGTTACCGGGAATGTTACCTGAGAGGAGATTAGAAGAAATATCAAGAAACCTGAGATTTCTAGGGACATTACCGAAGACCTGACCTGAGATGAAGTTATGAGCTAAGTTCAAAACCTGAAGATTAGTAAGGTTTGAAATTTCCAGTGGGAGTACACCGGAAAAAGAGTTGTAATGTAAGTAAACGGCACGTAGCAAAACACATTGAGCTAAAGCGCGTGGGATAGAGCCGTTAAGGTTGTTAGAATGAAGGCTTAACCTACGCAGCTGGCGTAAGTTAGCAAGCTGGGAAGTAAGGTGTCCTTTTAGTTGTAAACCAGGTAGGCGGAGTTCACGAACTCTGTTAGAGTAACAAAGAATGCCACGCCAATCACAAGGTGCTGATGATGTGGATGAATCCCAACCGTCTAATACACCAAGTGGGTCTTCTAGATTATGTTTGAATGAGATTAATGCGTTGATTTCTGTTTCGGTCACGTTATCGGAGATGGAGAAAACAGTGGCACATAGTAATGTGAGTGCTGCCACCACCACTAACGGAAGAAAAGTAGCCGTTGACATGAGAAAAAATGGTGGTGAAGCCAGGTGGGGTGGTAATGGAGGATGTGTTTGGAAGTGGGGAATAGAGGAGCGTTATGAGCAAAAATTGTTTTacagttttattttttagaagaagaagaagcagcagCAGCACCCTGACAAGATTAACGCCATGTGTTGCACTTTGCACTGTGGCTTtgtgaaaataaaaacaaaagttaTACTGTAGGTGTTTACGCAAGATTGGAATAAATTTACTCTCACGGGCCCACCTTATCACGATTACCCagtttagatggtataaaataactATGGGCATTGGATTATAATAATAAACGAagatttttcaaatttgtgATAAGAAATAAACGAagatttttcaaatttgtgATACGAAATACATTTTAGATGAATTTGTGGTCGTAAATTAtcttataaaattaaattatttttaaatataaaaaagtgacATTTCTTTTAAACATACCAATAATGaaagtgtgtcacataaatcgagacagagagagtattaatttatgtggcatagagtcaatttgattaatctttaagttaaattggattaaattaatttaatatgataaaattaaaaaattgatactatttaaaaaaaaatacgaaaaGTACTAAGTTGCAATATACTTtgaatcttaaaaaataaatcgtatcacataaatttggaTAGAggaaatataatttattatgATTAAGTGATTtagtaaattaaaaatgtggatCATTTAATTACGAttaaatattttcttgcttAAGTTATcacattattttgttgttgttactttCCGATTTTTGTGATTCTATGTAATGATTTCTGTATTATTTGTTATATCGGCTTTAttcttgtattttattttaaaactgcTTTGAGATGAGTTACTTGAGTTGAGAGGCTTTGGGAAACAAACATTCTACCTCCACAAAGTAGGTAAGGTCTATGTAAGTTCTACACTCCTCAAATCCCACTTGTGAGCTTATACtggatatgtttttattattgttgttgtaattatgagtaaataaaagaaattttatattCAAATACATAACATTTATATATAGGCTTTGAGCCGAAAGTTtacttgaaataatttttctagcTCCAAAATAAGGATAAGGTCAGTCAGACACTCCTGCACCCTCGCCATGGACTCCACTTTGGGTAAGTTTTTACTTTTGACCTTTGTGGGTGCCTACggaatattttcttatttctttttgcCTTTCGGTTGGTTCCGTTTCCCGTTTTACCTCTTTCCAGAAAGGTTGTCTTATTCGCAACAGTAGGAATATGGGGAGAAGTGatttatttatacaaaaaaaaaaaaaaaaaaaaaaatgtaatagaACATAGATTAGATAAACGTATCCGAGGGAAGACATTCGGAGGAAAATGATCAAATTTATCCTCTAACTTTATGAATAGATGGGGTTTGATTTTCCTTTAACGCTACTAAATGAATTGAATTTGCTCatattgaaaggaaaaaaacttTTCTAATGTGTGCCTTTTACAAGGGCAAATGGCCAAGTTTTCCCTTAAGTTATACATAATGAATTAGTTTTACCACTGAATTTTAAAGAACAAGTAATGATTTCAGCCGTAataatttcatcttcttcaacgcTCAGAACCTCCAA
Coding sequences within it:
- the LOC132033155 gene encoding V-type proton ATPase subunit c1, with translation MSTFSGDETAPFFGFLGAAAALVFSCMGAAYGTAKSGVGVASMGVMRPELVMKSIVPVVMAGVLGIYGLIIAVIISTGINPKTKSYYLFDGYAHLSSGLACGLAGLSAGMAIGIVGDAGVRANAQQPKLFVGMILILIFAEALALYGLIVGIILSSRAGQSRAE
- the LOC132033156 gene encoding probable LRR receptor-like serine/threonine-protein kinase At4g36180 — its product is MSTATFLPLVVVAALTLLCATVFSISDNVTETEINALISFKHNLEDPLGVLDGWDSSTSSAPCDWRGILCYSNRVRELRLPGLQLKGHLTSQLANLRQLRRLSLHSNNLNGSIPRALAQCVLLRAVYLHYNSFSGVLPLEISNLTNLQVLNLAHNFISGQVFGNVPRNLRFLDISSNLLSGNIPGNFSTGSQLELLNLSFNRFSGEIPTSIGGLTNLEYLWLDSNQIYGTIPSAISKISSLIHLSISDNHLQGLIPSTIGSLSSLQVISLSRNQLSGVVPTSFFCSIRIIELGFNSLTGLTKPGNTNTTCSSVLEVLSLHGNHINGVFPEWLTNFSSLKVLDMSGNGISGTLTNAIGNLRFLEELRLSNNSLTGEIPVSVVNFVSLRILDLGGNRFSGLIPAFLSNLTGLRMLSLYGNRFYGSIPVSLGSLYQLEFLDLSMNNLNGSLPENLMLLSNLSTLNLSSNVFSGEIPREIGRLHGLESLNVSNCGFLGNIPGSIGSLLRLTTLDVSKQNLSGELPFEIFGLPSLKVVALQENKLTGDVLEGFSSLSGLEYLNLSSNAFTGQVPKTFGFLTSLKVLSMSKSGINGSIPAELGNCSGLQVLELRGNHLTGRIPKDLSRLSHLRKLDLGQNRLKEEIPESLSRLSNLEMLDLSSNNLSGSVPSNLSVLSSLNYLNVSHNHLEGEIPEALGSRFKDPSLFAANKDLCGKPLAGCNNGKKKRKKLILFIVLAAVGAFLMAVCCCGYIYGLILWHKRLRGGAAEVKKRSPARGSSGGETGRGSGENGGPKLVMFNNKITYAETLEATRQFDEENVLSRGKYGLVFKATFADGMVLAIRRLPDTSIEVNTFRKEAESLGKVRHRNLTVVRGYYAGPPPDVRLVVYDYMPNGNLATLLQEASHQDGHVLNWPMRHLIALGIARGLAYLHSVSIVHGDVKPQNILFDADFEAHLSDFGLDKLSLVATPTTAETSTSSTPVGTLGYVAPEVTLTGVPTKEADVYSFGIVLLEILTGRKPVMFNGDEDIVKWVKRQLQRGQISELLEPGLLELDPESSEWEEFLLGIKVGLLCTMPDPLERPAMTDIVFMLEGCRVGPDIPSSADPTTLPSPM